The Nomascus leucogenys isolate Asia chromosome 4, Asia_NLE_v1, whole genome shotgun sequence genome includes the window ccaggcaggaggatcacttgaacccaggaagcagaagttgcagtgagccgagatcgtgccactgcaccccagcctgggtgacagagcaacacaccatttcaaaagaaaaaaaaaagggatcacagaggaaactgaggcacagaaagggcAGTGCCTGCCTCAAGGCACCTGGGAACCGGCCTCAGGTGGACCTTGTGTTTTCCATAGGAGGAGCAGAGACTGCTAGAAACTAGGAGTTCGAGTCTCTTCCACCATACACCTTTCTCAGCCCGAAAGGGCAGCACATTCCCATGATCAGGAGCCCCCAGAACACCGATTCTTAAACTTTAGCATGTGTAGAAATCCCTGGGAGACCTTTTCAcaacacagattcctgggccccatcctcagagattctgatttggtaggtctggggtggggcctgagatgctgtatctctttttaaaaattatcatcattattactatttgagacagtcttgctccatcacccacgctggagtgcagtggcacaatcaagactcactgcagcctcaacctcccgggttcaaacagtcctcccacctcagtctcccaagcagctctGTCTACAGGCAcagtgccatcacacctggctaatgtttaaatttttggtagatacaaggtctcactatgttgcccaggctggtcttgaactcctagcctcaagtggtcctcctgcctcggcctcccaaagtgctgggattacagatatgaaccactgtgtctggccagatgctgcatttctaataagctttgCTCCACGGACCACACTTGATTACCACTGACTTAGAAATTCACAgcaccaggccgggcgcggtggctcacgcttgtaatcccagcactttgggaggctgaggcgggcggatcacgaggtcaggagatcgagaccacggtgaaaccccgtctctactaaaaaaaaaaatacaaaaaattagccgggcgtggtggcgggcgcctgtagtcccagctactcggagaggctaaggcaggagaatggcctgaacccaggaggtggagtttgcagtgagccgagatcgcaccactgcactccagcctgggcgacagagcgacactccgtctcaaaaaaaaaaaaaaaaaaaaaaaaaagaaactcacagcACCTTACCCACTGAGTTAGGGGGAAGCTTGCTAAACTGTTGCAacaagggcagagccaggagcctcacgcctgtaatcccagcactttgggaggccaaggcgggtggatcacataagaccaggagttcgaggccagcctggccaacatggtgaaaccctgtctctactaaaaatacaaaaactagttgcAGATGGCCTCTATCTGCAGCACATGATCCAGTGAAGGAGAGCTCTGATGAGCACGTGACGGAGTATGGTCCCGGCAGGTCTAGCCCAGGGTGGTGTGGGGGGAGTTGAACTTAGGTGACTCGCGGAAGACCCCCATGTGCCCAGGTGGAGCAGGGTAGCTAAGTAACTGGACACTGGGGCTGGAAGCTCAGAGGCATCTAAGCAAGTTGTATGACTTACCCGCGGTGTGACCTAGGACAAATTACATAATGTCTCTGAGCCGAGGCTGCCTCTCTATCAACTGTGATCATAACACTGCGATTGTTTCTATAGGGAGGCCCCAGTAAATGGCAGGAATTCCGGTCACCATGAGGCGGACTCACGTTGATCTCAGACCAGATAGGGACATTAGTGGGTACAAATGGCCCTTGATGCTCAATTTTGTTGTCAGTTAAAAGAACCCTCTCAGCCAGTTTTTAATTCCCACTGAGCAAGTGAGATGGGTAAAGAAAAgaacagtggcccacgcctgcaactgcagctctttgggaggccagggtgggagggcTATctgtgctcaggagttcaagacaggctgggcaacagagtgagacctcctctctacaaaaaaataaataagccaggtgcagtggcacacacctatagtcccagctactcagactagggtgggaagatggcttgagcccaggagttcaaggccacactGAGCtataatggcaccactgcactccagcctgggcaacagagtgagactctgtatctaataaaagaaaaaataggccgggcgcggtggctcacgcttgtaatcccagtactttgggaggccgaggcgggcggatcacgaggtcaggagatcgagaccacggtgaaaccccatctctactaaaaatacaaaaaaaattagccgggcgtggtggcgggcgcctgtagtcccagctactcggagaggctgaggcaggagaatggcgtgaacccgggaggcggagcttgcagtgagccgagatcgcgccactgcactccagcctgggcgacagagcgagactccgtctcaaaaaaaaaaataaataaaataaaataaaataaaataaaataaaaaatagagaaaagaaaaagcaaaagaaaacaagcacCATTGGCTGGGAGTGGGCAAAGCACACAGACCCCCAGCTCCCAGCATCCTCCACTGCAGGGGACCTCGAGAAGGGTCAGAGCAGGCAAATGGGGGCTGGGAGGTTCAACGGAAAGCTGTGTGGCAAGACCAGGGAAGCAGGTGTAGCAGCTGGCGTGGAAGAGACAGGTCAGGAGTACAGTCGTATCATTTAACGAGCATTTATTGCACACGTCTGTTCAAGCACCAGGCTCAGGCTGGAAACCATCCAAAGCGCaatccctgacctcagggagctcacagtcCAGTGGGGAAGCCGAGAAGCAAATTAACGACTCTGAAGAAGCGCAGGCAAGTGCTATGATCAAGGCATGTGTGCGGGTGGGGTGTCTGGGAACCCCAAAGTCAGCCTCAGGTGGGGAGGTAAGTCAAGGAAGGGCGAGGAGACCGGGCTCAGCCTGGGTCTCAGAGGAGAGCGGGGCCAGCCCGGGGGATGGTGGAGTCACCCTGCCGGGCACTGTGCACTGCTGGCCAGGCCCAGGCAATGAGAGCACAACTTGTTCAGGGTCCAGGAAGCAACCCCAGGAGAACAAAGCCTCGTGGGGAGGGAGGAAcctggagggtggaaggagtTTGGGCTTTTCCTGAAGGTGATGAGAGCCACTGAAGGATTCTGGGGGAGGAGACCTAGGGTTATCTTGGGTCACGGGGGAGAGAGACCTTTGAaaggcagggaggtgggaggcagCAGGGACTCTCAGAAGTGGAGTCTCAGAGCTCCTTAAGAGGTGAaggcggccgggtgcggtggctcatgcctgtaatcccagcactttgggaggccgacgcgggcagatcacgaagtcaggagatcgagaccattctggctaacatggtgaaaccctgtctctactaaaaatacaaaaaattagccaggcgtggtggcgagcgcctatagtcccagctacttgggaagctgaggcaggagagttgcttgaacccggaaggtggaaaggcggaggttgcagtgagctgagatcacaccactgcactccagcctgggtgacagagcaagactccatctcaaaaaaaaaaaaaaaaaaaaaaagaggtgaaggCACAGGACAGGGGCTGGGATGTCACCAGCACCACTTGCCAGCTCACTTGTGCCTCATGCTCCCTGTTTCACAGATGTGGGAGGCAAAGGAGTCAAGGCCAGCTACACAGGGAGGCTGCACAGGCCCCTGGCTTCCGGCTCCCACAGGTGTCTGCCCAGCCCAGATCTGTGCGGGTGGGAGGCACCTTGGTTAGAAGGGCTGAGCCCCTTGCACTGATTTGCAAGCTTTCAACCTGGCCTCCAATCTCAAACTGGCCTCTGGGCCATGGGCCTGATGGGGAGCTGCTGGCATTGCCACAGGGCTCATCCCCACCAGCGGAGGAGATATTCGTAGCTGAGGAAGGTGACAGCATTGACGGGAAAGGCGCGGGCACTGTTGATGGTGACCCCCCGGAAGAAGACCCCCAGTCCTTCCTGCCGGACGCTGCTCACCATGCAGTCCAGCATCCCCTGGTACGCTCTGCGTCTCAGTCCATCCATCTGCATCCGGGACTTGATCACGTCTAAGGGCGTGGCTGCCACCCAGGAAGCAATGCCTGCAAAGCCCCCTGCCACCAGCActgtggctgagtctggggcAGAGGGAGCCCAGAGCAGAGGTCAGACCCAGAACAGAGCATCCTCCCCAGACCCTAATCTCCCTCCCCAGTCCCCACTGGACCCTGCCTGCTACTCACACCTCTGTCCCCCATCCTCTCACGCCACTTTACTTACTGGGATTCTGGCCTTCTGGTGTGTACTGGCGACAGAGCCCTTCATAGGTGATGAAGTAGATCCCCATCGTGGGGGTGTCCCTCAGCGTCAGGGCCCAGGCTCCTCGGAACAGCCCCCGGGGCCCCTCCTCCCGGAAGATGGAGGCTGCACAGTGCACAGGCCCCTGGTACCGGGGTGGGGGGCTCCCTGGCTGGGCCCTTGGCTCTGTCTGGTTTTGTAGCCGGACTTTGATGAGGTCAAAAGGAGCCAGACAGTAGGCCTGTTGGTGATGAAACATGAGGGCCCCGGGTGGGGCTTTGGGCTGGGAACTGGCCCCTTATATTCacaagaggaaggaggcaggcagggggccGCATCTTCCAGTCCCTCAGGAACCCTGCCAGCGCCCAGCCTCTCACGTGCATGTGTGGCTGGGATGGCCAGGATGTCTGCATGCGACGGGGACAGGCCACCTCCCTTGGCATCAGGCCCAAGAGTGAGAGGCACTGCCCCCTCATGCAACAGTGACCAACTTGCCTGGCCTGCAGCAGGCACTCAGAACAAGCCTGGATTCTTTTTGCAGGAGCAGGTTGGTTTCTGGCCTCCCCAAAGCCGGCAGTGAGCATACCTGTACGGTGAGCAGGGCCAAGTGAAGGATTCAGCCTGTGACTGTGAAATAGCAAAGAAATCACCCTTTCCCAGGGTGGAGGAGGTCCCCTCGTGAGTGTTGTTGTCCTGCGCCCACCTCTCAGGGGCCCGGGGGGCACAAGGCCAGCCCCTCCTGCCTCCGGAGAGGCAAGACTCCTGCCCATTAGCATCCCACCAAAGAGGCTTCTGAGTGTGGGAAGGTGGGTAATGGGGGGACTTGGCAGGTGCTAGGGCTCTTAGCATCGGCAGAAGCAGACGCTACACAGATTTGGGATGGAATTGGGGCTGGGGTCCTGGTGAGGGTCAGTGCTGGGGGGATGTAGAGGGCAATGGGGGCAGTTAAGGTTTGGGTCAGAGATGCCACTAGGTCAGGATAGCTTTTGGAGTCCAGGTGAGAATCGGGGTCCATGTCAAAGCTAGCCTGTCTCTGAGGGATTTatctgttttttgcttgtttgttttgtgacaggTACATGGGCTCAGTTCCCCAGCCCTGGAGATGGCTGATGGCGACGGGGACTGGCGGTCGCCTCCGGTGGTAGTACTTAGGGTGTGGCAGGCCAAGTCTTCGTTTGTTTACTTTGGCCCCAGGAGTAAGGGTCGTAGGTTAGGGACCATCCCTTGGGAGATGGGGCCTTGTGCCGCCCTCCAGAGCGTGCTGGCAGGGCTGAGCTCAGGGCTTCGGGAGGTGTTCTGAGCCCTGAGGTCCTGGGGGCTGAGGACATGGCTAGGCTGACACCAGGTGACAGACACCCCCACAGGGGTGGTGGAGTGTCAGATGCCATTTCAAAAGGTCAGCTTAGGCCAAGCCCAGGGCAACGTCTGTGCCCATCAGAGGCTGTCAATCC containing:
- the SLC25A45 gene encoding solute carrier family 25 member 45 isoform X3 gives rise to the protein MPVEEFVAGWISGALGLVLGHPFDTVKVRLQTQTTYRGIVDCMVKIYRHESLLGFFKGMSFPIASIAVVNSVLFGVYSNTLLVLTATSHQERRAQPPSYTHIFLAGCTGGFLQAYCLAPFDLIKVRLQNQTEPRAQPGSPPPRYQGPVHCAASIFREEGPRGLFRGAWALTLRDTPTMGIYFITYEGLCRQYTPEGQNPNSATVLVAGGFAGIASWVAATPLDVIKSRMQMDGLRRRAYQGMLDCM
- the SLC25A45 gene encoding solute carrier family 25 member 45 isoform X6 is translated as MVKIYRHESAYCLAPFDLIKVRLQNQTEPRAQPGSPPPRYQGPVHCAASIFREEGPRGLFRGAWALTLRDTPTMGIYFITYEGLCRQYTPEGQNPNSATVLVAGGFAGIASWVAATPLDVIKSRMQMDGLRRRAYQGMLDCMVSSVRQEGLGVFFRGVTINSARAFPVNAVTFLSYEYLLRWWG
- the SLC25A45 gene encoding solute carrier family 25 member 45 isoform X2, producing the protein MVKIYRHESLLGFFKGMSFPIASIAVVNSVLFGVYSNTLLVLTATSHQERRAQPPSYTHIFLAGCTGGFLQAYCLAPFDLIKVRLQNQTEPRAQPGSPPPRYQGPVHCAASIFREEGPRGLFRGAWALTLRDTPTMGIYFITYEGLCRQYTPEGQNPNSATVLVAGGFAGIASWVAATPLDVIKSRMQMDGLRRRAYQGMLDCMVSSVRQEGLGVFFRGVTINSARAFPVNAVTFLSYEYLLRWWG
- the SLC25A45 gene encoding solute carrier family 25 member 45 isoform X1; the protein is MPVEEFVAGWISGALGLVLGHPFDTVKVRLQTQTTYRGIVDCMVKIYRHESLLGFFKGMSFPIASIAVVNSVLFGVYSNTLLVLTATSHQERRAQPPSYTHIFLAGCTGGFLQAYCLAPFDLIKVRLQNQTEPRAQPGSPPPRYQGPVHCAASIFREEGPRGLFRGAWALTLRDTPTMGIYFITYEGLCRQYTPEGQNPNSATVLVAGGFAGIASWVAATPLDVIKSRMQMDGLRRRAYQGMLDCMVSSVRQEGLGVFFRGVTINSARAFPVNAVTFLSYEYLLRWWG
- the SLC25A45 gene encoding solute carrier family 25 member 45 isoform X5: MPVEEFVAGWISGALGLVLGHPFDTVKVRLQTQTTYRGIVDCMVKIYRHESAYCLAPFDLIKVRLQNQTEPRAQPGSPPPRYQGPVHCAASIFREEGPRGLFRGAWALTLRDTPTMGIYFITYEGLCRQYTPEGQNPNSATVLVAGGFAGIASWVAATPLDVIKSRMQMDGLRRRAYQGMLDCMVSSVRQEGLGVFFRGVTINSARAFPVNAVTFLSYEYLLRWWG
- the SLC25A45 gene encoding solute carrier family 25 member 45 isoform X4 gives rise to the protein MPVEEFVAGWISGALGLVLGHPFDTVKVRLQTQTTYRGIVDCMVKIYRHESLLGFFKGMSFPIASIAVVNSVLFGVYSNTLLVLTATSHQERRAQPPSYTHIFLAGCTGGFLQAYCLAPFDLIKVRLQNQTEPRAQPGSPPPRYQGPVHCAASIFREEGPRGLFRGAWALTLRDTPTMGIYFITYEGLCRQYTPEGQNPNSATVLVAGGFAGIASWVAATPLDVIKSRMQMDGLRRRAYQGMLDCM